In Synergistaceae bacterium, a genomic segment contains:
- a CDS encoding amidohydrolase: MATLFKDVFILDGEREKAQRGHVLVSKGRIQTLSEASKAPPVADKVVEGGGHMALLPGFVNAHTHAAMVLLRGLGEEAPLMEWLQKKIWPAEAKLTPEHIYWGAMSAILEMLETGTTCFADMYFEMDGVARAALEVGMRAALCRGITTGPPVDGIPKIDRSIEDNLSLFERWHGREGLLTVQLGPHAPYTVPLDGMKKIIKIAKERGIGLHFHFLETEWEVGYIRDELKMTPDTYLQETGILEVPGVVLAHGVWMDPTWADSLDMSQVVIVHNPASNMKLGSGVMPLDTWLDKNVGLALGTDGASSNNRLDMWSDMRSAALLHKGVTRNPMSVPALDILRMATFEGARAFGFTNKGLIREGWVADLMLVDLDQPHYLGVNEENLVSYIVYAGSSADVKGTMVNGKWLYKDGVYPNLNREEILRKAREARKAITA, translated from the coding sequence ATGGCTACTTTATTTAAAGACGTCTTTATACTGGACGGAGAGCGAGAGAAGGCGCAACGAGGGCACGTTCTCGTTTCCAAGGGACGTATTCAAACCTTGTCGGAGGCGTCCAAAGCCCCACCCGTCGCCGACAAGGTCGTGGAGGGTGGAGGACACATGGCCCTTTTGCCGGGTTTTGTCAACGCCCATACCCACGCGGCGATGGTGCTTCTACGCGGACTGGGTGAGGAAGCGCCTTTGATGGAATGGCTCCAGAAAAAGATATGGCCGGCTGAGGCGAAACTTACGCCCGAACACATCTACTGGGGCGCGATGTCCGCGATTTTGGAGATGCTCGAGACGGGAACCACCTGTTTCGCTGACATGTATTTCGAGATGGACGGCGTCGCCCGGGCTGCCCTGGAGGTGGGAATGCGCGCCGCGCTCTGCCGCGGCATTACCACCGGCCCCCCCGTGGATGGGATCCCCAAAATCGACCGGAGCATCGAGGATAACCTGAGTCTTTTCGAGCGATGGCACGGCCGCGAAGGACTTCTGACAGTGCAACTGGGACCCCACGCGCCTTACACCGTGCCGCTCGACGGCATGAAAAAAATCATCAAAATCGCCAAAGAGCGCGGGATTGGTCTCCATTTCCATTTTTTGGAGACGGAGTGGGAAGTGGGGTACATCCGTGACGAGCTGAAAATGACTCCCGACACCTACCTTCAAGAGACCGGAATTTTGGAAGTGCCTGGTGTCGTACTCGCTCATGGCGTGTGGATGGATCCCACTTGGGCCGACTCCCTGGACATGTCCCAGGTCGTGATCGTACATAACCCTGCCAGCAATATGAAACTTGGCAGCGGTGTGATGCCTCTGGACACGTGGCTCGACAAAAATGTGGGCCTCGCCTTGGGAACAGACGGAGCGTCGAGCAACAATCGATTGGACATGTGGAGTGATATGCGGAGCGCCGCTTTGTTGCACAAAGGCGTTACGCGCAACCCGATGAGCGTGCCCGCGCTGGACATCCTGCGCATGGCGACATTCGAGGGCGCTCGGGCCTTCGGGTTTACAAACAAAGGTCTAATCCGCGAGGGTTGGGTGGCCGATCTGATGCTGGTCGACTTGGATCAGCCTCATTATTTAGGCGTGAACGAAGAGAACCTAGTGAGCTACATTGTCTACGCTGGATCCTCGGCCGACGTTAAGGGCACGATGGTAAACGGCAAATGGTTGTACAAGGACGGAGTTTACCCGAACTTAAACCGAGAGGAGATCCTTCGCAAGGCCCGTGAGGCGAGAAAAGCGATTACAGCGTGA
- the hrcA gene encoding heat-inducible transcriptional repressor HrcA, with the protein MLTERQLGIVLAVVYEYIKTGEPAGSRTITKKYIKGLSPATIRNEMADLEEMGYFYQPHTSAGRLPTAKSYRVYVDSVTSRERLRPRESNEWQQEIESRRSGIEDLLSYVTHMLSRLTSYVGVAAVAGLDNTEIQHIDLMSLGGSYILALIVLKGGLVHHSQFTLPCEVEPLVVEELARRLNTVASGRTWSEIRGVLYDFVLNGLESAEEACRMAILELDNFLTMQNYRFFSSGAQHILNLPHFQTLGRLQAVLSLLEQEKPLAKLIESCRRSESLKVSIGEENDVEGMGENAMILIPAQTWQQKAVLGLIGPLRMDYERSINILEAMVDALSKK; encoded by the coding sequence ATGCTGACGGAAAGACAGTTAGGAATCGTATTGGCGGTTGTATACGAGTATATCAAGACGGGGGAGCCCGCCGGGTCACGCACGATCACAAAGAAGTACATCAAGGGACTGAGCCCCGCTACCATACGTAACGAAATGGCGGATTTGGAGGAGATGGGGTACTTCTATCAGCCTCACACTTCCGCGGGGCGCTTGCCTACGGCGAAATCCTATCGGGTGTACGTGGACTCCGTGACTTCTCGGGAACGTTTGCGTCCTCGAGAGAGCAATGAGTGGCAGCAGGAAATCGAAAGCCGGAGAAGCGGGATCGAGGACCTTTTGAGTTACGTCACTCACATGTTGTCCCGTCTGACGAGTTACGTGGGGGTTGCGGCCGTGGCCGGGCTCGATAATACCGAGATTCAGCACATTGATTTGATGTCTTTAGGCGGGTCGTATATTCTGGCGCTAATCGTTCTCAAGGGAGGGCTGGTGCATCACTCCCAGTTCACCCTGCCCTGCGAGGTGGAGCCCTTGGTAGTAGAGGAACTGGCGCGCCGACTTAACACCGTGGCGTCAGGCAGGACCTGGAGCGAAATCCGAGGCGTTCTCTACGATTTCGTTTTAAACGGGCTCGAAAGCGCGGAAGAAGCGTGCAGGATGGCGATTCTAGAGCTGGATAATTTCCTGACCATGCAAAATTATCGTTTTTTCAGCAGTGGAGCGCAGCACATTCTAAACCTGCCCCACTTCCAGACGTTAGGCCGGCTTCAGGCCGTTCTATCCCTTCTGGAGCAGGAAAAACCCCTGGCGAAGTTAATCGAGAGCTGCCGTCGAAGCGAATCCCTCAAGGTCAGCATCGGCGAAGAAAACGACGTGGAAGGCATGGGGGAGAACGCCATGATCCTGATCCCCGCCCAAACCTGGCAACAAAAAGCCGTGCTGGGCCTTATCGGTCCTCTGCGCATGGACTACGAGCGTTCCATCAACATTCTGGAGGCCATGGTAGATGCCTTAAGCAAAAAGTAA